Within Epilithonimonas zeae, the genomic segment TGTTTAGCCATGAAAGGGACTTTTTTTAATCCGCTCAAATAATCCAAAGCAACATCATAATATTTGTAAGCCACTCTGAACTCCAGGTTTTTCACAGGCTGGAAATCCCATTGCGTTTGAAAACTGTTCGCAAAAGATTTTCCTTCAAGATTATAGAACAAAATTTTCTGTGCAGATTCATCCAAATCTGTCACAACCTGATTTTGGAAATCCGTTCTGAAAAAATCAGCCAAAACCGTGGATTTTCTTCCAAATAATTTGAATTCTTGTTGTAAACTTACGCCGTAATTCCAAGCAATTTCCGGCTTCAAACCATAGATTTCGCCGCCATTATTGATGATTTGGATTTGTCGGTTGGATGCAAAATAAGACTGGCTTTCTGCAAAGATATTCGCAGTTCTGAAGCCTCTTCCAGCCGAAATTCTGAAAATCGTTTTTGGCGTCAAATCATATTTGAAATTCATTCTTGGTGTAAACTGCGTTCCTGCAAGATTGTGGAAATCAACACGAGCGCCTGTTACCAAAGTGAATTTTTCGCCTGTCAAAGTATATTCTGCAAACAACCCAGGAACGGTTTCTGTTCTTTTGTAATTGTCCAAAAGATAATCTTCATCGTATTTGTCATAAAGAAAACTTGCACCAACTTTATACTTGTTGTTAGTATTTCCGATGATACTTTCGAAAATCAAGTTGGAATAATAAGAAGTCTCTTTCCCAAAATAATTTCTCAATCCGAAAAAGCTATCTTGCTGATGATAAGTCAATTGATTCATCCAACCCAAACTTTGGTAAGGTTTCCCTTTGAAAACATAACCGGTTTTGTTCCACAACTGAAATCTCGAAATATCAATCCCAACACCATAAAGCGATTGATCTTTTTGTGGAATTCTTTTGTTAAATCCGATTTGTCCTGCTGTTCTCTCATCTTTCAGATAATTAATTCCGAAATGTGAAGCGAATCCAGAGTTTTCCAAATCATTGTAATTCAGTAAATAAGCTACATTTAGCTGGCTTCCTTTTGGTCGGTCAAGAAAACCGTCATCATTCATATCTGTATCACCAAAAGTTCCGTTGCCGTGCAACAAAACACTTTGAGTCCATTTGCCGGAAATTGGAGAAGTATGAGTTACATTCGCTTCAACACGACCGTTGTTATCGGAAAACAAATTGATTTCTGTTTCCGATTTTTTATCATCGTCGTGAGACTTCAAAAGTTCGGTATTGATTTGACCCGTAATACTTTCGTAGCCATTCACAACTGTACTTCCGCCTTTTGTTAATTGAATTCCGCCAATCCATTTTCCGGGAATGAAATTCAGTCCATAAGGCGAAGCCAAACCACGGATTTCCGGTAATTGTTCCTTGGTCAAAAGAGTATATTTCTGATCCAATCCGAGCATTTTCAATTGCTTGGTTCCTGTAACCGCATTGCTGAATGACACATCAACAGTTGCGTTGGTTTCGAAACTTTCGGAAAGGTTGCAGCAAGCGGCTTTCAGCAATTCTTTGGAACTGATATTGAAAATCAATCCCGCTTCTTTTTTGCTGATAGCTGTTGCTTCTTTTTCTCTCGTCAGTTTTACACCTTCAATCTGATTGGTTTTTTTATCGGAATCTGAGTCGTGGTCAGCATTTTCATTCGGAGCTTTGAAATCAGAACCTCTTGTGTACAGGCAGCAAGAAGGCAGATTTTTATAGGCATCTTCAGGCGCTTTATATTTCTCGTTATCGTGACCAACTTCAGCGATTTGTTTCAGGATATCATCACATTTGACTTTCGATTCGTCAAGCGTCATCGTCAAAGTTTGATTATCGGCGGTCCAATTGGCTGTCTGCGCGCCGGCTTTCAAAGCTGCTTTTTCTATTCTGGCCTTGCACATATTGCAATTTCCTTTTACCAAAAACTGTTCTGTAACGGTTTGTGCAAAAGAGAATACTGAACAAACGAGCAGCACAGAAAACATAAGTTTTCTACTTAAATAATTCATCGTCAAAAAATTTAAATTAATTACTTAAGCTCGCAGACTTGTTTTTTATCAGCATTTTTCGCCAACTTTTTGCTGTTGTCAGGACGGTCGTACTGGCAGCAAGCATCCAAATCGTCATAAGATTTGTCAGAAGCACGGAACATCTCGTTGTCGTGACCCACTTCCGCAACGTTTTTTAAAACCGTTTTTTTGTCAGTTTTAGATGCGTCATAACTTACGGTCAGGACTTTTTTGTTCATACTCCAAACCGCTGACTTTACGTTTTTGTCAGATTTAGCAGCCGTTTCGATGCGTTCTTTGCACATTCCGCAGTTGCCTTCTACTTTAGCTTTGAAGGATTTGGTTTGAGCAGAAAAATTGGAGAATAGAAATATGGAAAGGAATAAAATTCCTGATTTTATGATTGTATTCATTTTGATTAATTTTAATTTGATTGAATTAAGATTTTTAAATAAACCTTTGAATTTATATTCTCGCAGATTTTAAGAATTTAGCAGATTAATTGTGGAAAAATCTGCAAGATTTGCTTAATCAGCGAGAGATTACTAATTAAAATTAACCAAGTTTAGGCGGTTGCCAGATGTTGAACGTTCGCGCAAGAGGCGATTGTGAATAGTAAGAAAATTGATTGTTGATGGTGAAAATCGGTGTTTTCAATTTGTTATCAAAATTATTCAGAACAACCGAAAAAACGAATCCCGAACTGCAGGTTTTGCAAGTGGTGCAATTGTCTTTGCAGTCTTTTTCTTTCTTGGAATCGTGATGACAGGAATCTGATTTTTTCTCTTCTTTTTTGCAACAGTCTGAGTTTTCTTTCTGAGCCTCACAGCAAGAAGTTTGAGCCAACTGAACATTAAAATTCTGCTTCGGAAATACAAAAATTCCCAAACAGAAAATCATTAATATCAATTGAAACTTTCTCAACATCGTCTTGCAAAATTATGAAATGTAAAATAAATGAACCACAAAAGGCACAAAGATTTTCACAAAGCACACAATTATCATTTGACGAAGTCAAATCTTTGTGACCTTAAAAATATTCGAATATCAAAAAAACCTTGTGACCTTTGTGTTAAAAAATTAGTAAATCTTTTGTGTCTTTTGTGGTTCAAAAAACTATTTCTCAGTTTTTACAATATTTTTCTTCTTCTCAAAAAATAGAATACCAAACCTCCAATAAAAACAATCGGCCAAATAGAAATAAGAAAAACAAATAATTGCTGAATCAAATAAAATCCTTCCACAAAAGCATTTTTCACATCGTACAAGAAATTGTATTTGTATTCATTATCAATATTTTTGTTGTTGATGATAGGAATTTTCGCAACACTCGTTTTTGGTTCTTTGATGAAAATATCAACAGTGGAAAATTCTAGATTATCGGCAAGAATTTCGTCAGAATATTTTTGTAGATTCGCTTCGGACATATTGTTGTCGTCCAGTTTGACTTTGTCTTTTCCGGCTTTCAGTTGAGAAATATTGGATTGAGTTTTAGCCTGTCTTTCGGATTCCATTTTTGCCGATCGGATTCCGGCAGAAACATCTTCAGCAGAAATAATTCTGGAATTAAGGAATACTTTCTTATCATTAATGAAATCCAAAAATTCACCTAATTTCTGGGTCGGAACTCTAACTTGCATCCTGTTTTGGTTTTGGAATTTCCGAATCAACATCGCCGACTGATCCGACGTATTGTAAGTATCTTCGGACAAAGTCTGCGCTTCCATTCTACTTTTAGTCACAAATCCGCCAAGCGATTGCAGCTGCTTCTCAATCGAGATGGTCGCATCATAAACATCCTTCACTTCCATATCCACTTCTGCGGTTTTCACAAATTGTTTGCCTTCGACAACTTGAGTTGCCCCCATAGAAACGCCGTCAGAAACAACTCCAGAACTATCTGCTGTTGCATAAGCGGATTCTGTATATTCTCCTTTTTTGCATCCAATTAAAAGTAATGCCACTAAGCTGATTGATAAGATTTTCGTTTTCATTTTGAATATATTTTATTTGTTTTTAATCTTAAAATGGAATCGCAAACGGTTTCATAATAGATTATTTTGAG encodes:
- a CDS encoding TonB-dependent receptor domain-containing protein; protein product: MFSVLLVCSVFSFAQTVTEQFLVKGNCNMCKARIEKAALKAGAQTANWTADNQTLTMTLDESKVKCDDILKQIAEVGHDNEKYKAPEDAYKNLPSCCLYTRGSDFKAPNENADHDSDSDKKTNQIEGVKLTREKEATAISKKEAGLIFNISSKELLKAACCNLSESFETNATVDVSFSNAVTGTKQLKMLGLDQKYTLLTKEQLPEIRGLASPYGLNFIPGKWIGGIQLTKGGSTVVNGYESITGQINTELLKSHDDDKKSETEINLFSDNNGRVEANVTHTSPISGKWTQSVLLHGNGTFGDTDMNDDGFLDRPKGSQLNVAYLLNYNDLENSGFASHFGINYLKDERTAGQIGFNKRIPQKDQSLYGVGIDISRFQLWNKTGYVFKGKPYQSLGWMNQLTYHQQDSFFGLRNYFGKETSYYSNLIFESIIGNTNNKYKVGASFLYDKYDEDYLLDNYKRTETVPGLFAEYTLTGEKFTLVTGARVDFHNLAGTQFTPRMNFKYDLTPKTIFRISAGRGFRTANIFAESQSYFASNRQIQIINNGGEIYGLKPEIAWNYGVSLQQEFKLFGRKSTVLADFFRTDFQNQVVTDLDESAQKILFYNLEGKSFANSFQTQWDFQPVKNLEFRVAYKYYDVALDYLSGLKKVPFMAKHRGFANLAYSTNKTEKGRFWSFDTTLNLVGKQRLPNTKSNPAEFQIGDYSPSYATLNAQISRNFSEKIRVYLGGENLTGYQQKVAILDAANPFGNYFDGGMVYAPIMKQNFYVGVDFKF
- a CDS encoding heavy-metal-associated domain-containing protein is translated as MNTIIKSGILFLSIFLFSNFSAQTKSFKAKVEGNCGMCKERIETAAKSDKNVKSAVWSMNKKVLTVSYDASKTDKKTVLKNVAEVGHDNEMFRASDKSYDDLDACCQYDRPDNSKKLAKNADKKQVCELK
- a CDS encoding DUF4349 domain-containing protein, with translation MKTKILSISLVALLLIGCKKGEYTESAYATADSSGVVSDGVSMGATQVVEGKQFVKTAEVDMEVKDVYDATISIEKQLQSLGGFVTKSRMEAQTLSEDTYNTSDQSAMLIRKFQNQNRMQVRVPTQKLGEFLDFINDKKVFLNSRIISAEDVSAGIRSAKMESERQAKTQSNISQLKAGKDKVKLDDNNMSEANLQKYSDEILADNLEFSTVDIFIKEPKTSVAKIPIINNKNIDNEYKYNFLYDVKNAFVEGFYLIQQLFVFLISIWPIVFIGGLVFYFLRRRKIL